Proteins encoded together in one Pseudoroseomonas cervicalis window:
- a CDS encoding gamma-glutamyltransferase, with product MTLPFLPPDFATQHWQVTKPAARGQRGIVVSQSRAAAEAGIAVLEAGGNAADAAAATAFALAAMEPWNSGLGGIGFAVIHRPGQASAEILDFGPVAPAASDPADYPLTGRMKLDLFAWPEVEGDRNIHGPLSFAIPSSVAGYGTLAERFGRGLPLSALLDPAIALARRGLPQDWYTTLKIANSAKVLRLYPESARIYLPDGLPPVAPYQGKPGFFPLGRLADTLERLRDAGWRDFYEGELAASIAGDVAAMGGRLSAADLAGVRPEVRPALAIPWRGRYTLQGAGGLTAAPTLARLVEAMAPLEPGEAPDAVWFGALARAMRQAYAERLEGLGAAAAEATPPEPSETCTTHLTVVDGDGMMVAMTTTLLSSMGSRVVLPGSGVLMNNGMMWFDPRPGSANAIRPGARPLCNMCPVTVSDGAGPVMALGASGGRRILASVYQMLAFALDFGLSPEAAAHHPRIDVSGPDGASADRRLPPDVLAALDAQGGLSVVEHSVLPVNFACPNLVRREAEGFAGISDVMSPWSAALAAH from the coding sequence ATGACGCTGCCCTTCCTGCCGCCCGATTTCGCCACCCAGCACTGGCAGGTGACCAAGCCGGCGGCACGCGGGCAGCGCGGCATCGTGGTCAGCCAGAGCCGCGCCGCGGCCGAGGCCGGCATCGCCGTGCTGGAGGCCGGCGGCAATGCGGCGGATGCCGCCGCCGCCACCGCCTTTGCGCTGGCCGCCATGGAGCCGTGGAATTCGGGCCTGGGCGGCATCGGCTTCGCGGTGATCCACCGCCCCGGCCAGGCCAGCGCCGAGATCCTGGATTTCGGCCCCGTGGCCCCGGCCGCCAGCGACCCGGCGGATTATCCGCTGACGGGGCGGATGAAGCTCGACCTCTTCGCCTGGCCGGAGGTGGAGGGGGACCGCAACATCCATGGGCCGCTCTCCTTCGCCATCCCCTCCTCGGTGGCGGGCTATGGCACGCTGGCGGAGCGTTTCGGGCGCGGCCTGCCGCTCTCGGCGCTGCTCGACCCGGCCATCGCGCTGGCCCGGCGCGGCCTGCCGCAGGATTGGTACACCACGCTGAAGATCGCCAACTCGGCCAAGGTGCTGCGGCTCTACCCGGAAAGCGCGCGCATCTATCTGCCGGATGGGCTGCCGCCGGTGGCCCCCTACCAGGGCAAGCCCGGCTTCTTCCCGCTGGGGCGGCTGGCCGACACGCTGGAGCGGCTGCGCGACGCGGGCTGGCGCGACTTCTATGAGGGGGAGCTGGCCGCCTCGATCGCCGGCGATGTGGCGGCGATGGGCGGGCGGCTCTCGGCGGCCGATCTGGCCGGCGTGCGGCCGGAGGTGCGGCCGGCGCTCGCCATCCCCTGGCGCGGCCGCTACACGCTGCAGGGCGCCGGCGGGCTGACCGCGGCGCCGACGCTGGCCCGGCTGGTCGAGGCAATGGCGCCGCTGGAGCCGGGCGAGGCGCCGGATGCGGTGTGGTTCGGCGCGCTGGCCCGCGCCATGCGCCAGGCCTATGCGGAGCGGCTGGAGGGCCTCGGCGCCGCTGCCGCCGAAGCCACCCCGCCCGAGCCGTCGGAGACCTGCACCACGCATCTGACCGTGGTGGATGGCGACGGCATGATGGTGGCGATGACCACGACGCTGCTTTCCTCCATGGGCAGCCGGGTGGTGCTGCCGGGCAGCGGCGTGCTGATGAACAACGGCATGATGTGGTTCGACCCGCGCCCGGGCAGCGCCAATGCCATCCGCCCCGGGGCGCGGCCGCTCTGCAACATGTGCCCCGTCACCGTCTCGGACGGGGCGGGGCCGGTGATGGCGCTGGGCGCCTCGGGCGGGCGGCGCATCCTGGCCTCGGTCTACCAGATGCTGGCCTTCGCCCTGGATTTCGGCCTGTCGCCGGAGGCGGCGGCGCATCACCCGCGCATCGACGTCTCCGGCCCCGATGGCGCCAGCGCCGACCGGCGCCTGCCGCCCGATGTGCTGGCGGCGCTGGACGCGCAGGGCGGGCTCTCCGTGGTCGAGCATTCGGTGCTGCCGGTGAATTTCGCCTGCCCCAACCTGGTGCGGCGCGAGGCGGAGGGCTTCGCCGGCATCAGCGACGTGATGAGCCCCTGGTCCGCGGCGCTCGCCGCGCATTGA
- a CDS encoding GPP34 family phosphoprotein, with protein MPLTMPEEILLLTLDDATGRPIGLPGPAAELALAGAMLMELSLAGRIDTDPDRLYRVAAAPLGDAVLDALLARIGATTPERPSRWWIEQLMREAPKLRPAWLERLVQRGVLRREKGRVLWVLPDHRYPKEDGGTTEAVRERLRHVLLQDVIPDARDAMLVGLCRIAGLVPLLLSEAEAARAAGRVEQIAALEEMARALSAATRDLYAARGLH; from the coding sequence ATGCCCCTGACCATGCCGGAGGAGATCCTGCTCCTCACCCTGGACGATGCGACGGGGCGGCCGATCGGCCTGCCCGGCCCGGCGGCGGAGCTGGCGCTCGCCGGCGCCATGCTGATGGAGCTGTCGCTGGCCGGGCGCATCGACACCGATCCGGACCGGCTCTACCGCGTGGCGGCGGCGCCGCTGGGCGATGCGGTGCTGGATGCGCTGCTGGCGCGCATCGGCGCCACCACCCCCGAGCGCCCCAGCCGCTGGTGGATCGAGCAGCTGATGCGCGAGGCGCCGAAGCTGCGCCCCGCCTGGCTGGAGCGGCTGGTGCAGCGCGGCGTGCTGCGGCGGGAGAAGGGCCGGGTGCTCTGGGTGCTGCCCGACCACCGCTATCCCAAGGAGGATGGCGGCACCACCGAGGCGGTGCGCGAGCGGCTGCGCCATGTGCTGCTGCAGGATGTCATCCCCGATGCGCGGGATGCCATGCTGGTCGGGCTGTGCCGCATCGCCGGCCTGGTGCCGCTGCTGCTGTCGGAGGCGGAGGCGGCGCGCGCCGCCGGCCGCGTCGAGCAGATCGCCGCGCTGGAGGAGATGGCGCGGGCGCTGTCGGCCGCCACGCGCGATCTCTACGCCGCGCGCGGCCTGCATTGA
- a CDS encoding glutathione S-transferase N-terminal domain-containing protein, with product MADLSHFPITQRWPAQHPDRIQLYSLPTPNGVKVSIALEELGLPYEPHTIDIGRNETWTPEFLSLNPNGKIPAIIDPDGPGGKPLGLFESGAILLYLAEKTGRLLPADPGLRIETIQWVFFQMAAVGPMFGQLGYFHKFAGREIEDKRPLRRYVDESKRLLGVLETRLAGRDWIMGDDYTIADISLLGWVRNINGFYEAGELVEFGRLKEVPRWLEAGLARPAVQRGLTIPARP from the coding sequence ATGGCCGATCTCTCGCATTTCCCGATCACCCAGCGCTGGCCGGCGCAGCATCCGGACCGCATCCAGCTCTATTCGCTGCCCACCCCGAACGGGGTGAAGGTGTCGATCGCGCTGGAGGAGCTGGGCCTGCCCTATGAACCCCACACCATCGATATCGGCCGCAACGAGACCTGGACGCCGGAATTCCTCTCGCTGAACCCGAACGGCAAGATCCCGGCGATCATCGATCCCGACGGGCCGGGCGGGAAGCCGCTCGGCCTGTTCGAATCGGGTGCCATCCTGCTCTATCTGGCGGAGAAGACGGGCCGGCTGCTGCCGGCCGATCCGGGCCTGCGCATCGAGACCATCCAATGGGTGTTCTTCCAGATGGCCGCGGTCGGCCCGATGTTCGGCCAGCTCGGCTATTTCCACAAATTCGCCGGGCGCGAGATCGAGGACAAGCGGCCTCTGCGCCGCTATGTCGACGAATCGAAGCGCCTGCTCGGCGTGCTGGAGACGCGGCTGGCGGGGCGCGACTGGATCATGGGCGACGACTACACCATCGCCGACATTTCGCTGCTGGGCTGGGTGCGCAACATCAACGGCTTCTACGAGGCCGGCGAGCTGGTGGAATTCGGCAGGCTGAAGGAAGTGCCGCGCTGGCTGGAGGCCGGGCTGGCCCGCCCGGCGGTGCAGCGCGGCCTGACCATCCCGGCCCGGCCGTAA
- a CDS encoding sugar O-acetyltransferase: MDPRSQKQRMLAGDLYIAEGEELAEDNRRISAWMARYNAALALPPEQRHALLAEALGSVGQGVNIRPPFFCDYGYNIEIGDGAFMNFNCVILDVVKVRIGRGTQIGSAVQILTADHPRDPAQRAKGLEFGRPVTIGANVWIGSGAIILPGVTIGDDALIGAGSVVTRDVPAGATALGNPARLRPG; the protein is encoded by the coding sequence ATGGATCCGCGCAGCCAGAAGCAGCGCATGCTCGCCGGCGACCTCTACATCGCCGAAGGCGAGGAGCTGGCCGAGGACAATCGCCGCATCTCCGCCTGGATGGCCCGCTACAACGCCGCCCTGGCCCTGCCGCCGGAGCAGCGCCACGCCCTGCTCGCCGAGGCGCTGGGCAGCGTCGGCCAGGGCGTGAACATCCGCCCGCCCTTCTTCTGCGACTATGGCTACAATATCGAGATCGGCGACGGCGCCTTCATGAACTTCAACTGCGTCATCCTGGACGTGGTGAAGGTGCGCATCGGGCGCGGCACGCAGATCGGCTCGGCGGTGCAGATCCTGACCGCCGACCATCCGCGCGACCCGGCGCAGCGCGCCAAGGGGCTGGAATTCGGCCGCCCCGTGACGATCGGCGCCAATGTCTGGATCGGCAGCGGCGCCATCATCCTGCCCGGCGTCACCATCGGCGATGATGCGCTGATCGGGGCGGGCAGCGTCGTCACCCGCGACGTGCCGGCCGGCGCCACGGCGCTGGGCAACCCGGCGCGGCTGCGCCCGGGCTGA